CTGCGGGAGCAGATTCGTGTTCTGACGAAGTTGACGGACGCGGTGATTTTCGAGGAGTTTATTCAGAAGAAGTTTCTGGGTGCAAAGAGTTTTTCGCTGGAGGGTGCGGAGAGTCTGATTCCGCTATTGGACCTGACGATGGACAAGGCGGCGGATCAGGGGATTGTGGAGGTGGTGTTGGGGATGGCGCATCGTGGGCGGTTGAATGTGCTGCACAACATTGTGGGCAAGAGTGCGCAGCGGATATTCCGGGAGTTTGAGGATATTGATCCGAAGCTGTATCTGGGTGGCGGGGATGTGAAGTACCACCAGGGTTTTTCGGGCAAGTGGCTGAGTCGCACGGGTAAGAGTGTGCATTTGTCGCTTTGCTTTAACCCGTCGCACCTGGAGTTTGTGAACCCGGTGGCTCTGGGTCGATTGCGGGCGAAGCAGGATCGGGCGGACCTGGGGACGCGCGGTGAGCGGAGCATGTGTCTGCAGATCCACGGGGATGCGGCGTTTATTGGTGAGGGTGTGGTGCAGGAAACATTGAACCTGAGCAGTCTGGATGGGTATGCGACAGGCGGGACGCTGCACATCATTTTGAATAACCAGATCGGGTTTACGACCGGTCCTGATGATGCGCGATCGACGCGGTATTCATCGGATATCGCGAAGATGCTGCAGATCCCGATTTTCCATGTGAATGGTGAGAATCCGGAGGCGGTGGCGGCGACGGTGCGGCTGGCGATGGATTTCCGTATGGCGTTTAAGCGTGATGTGGTGATCGATCTGTACTGCTATCGGCGTCGGGGTCATAACGAGGCGGATGAGCCGGCGTACACGCAGCCGAAGATGTACAAGGCGATCCGTTCGCGGCCGTCGTTGCTTAAGTCGTATACCGAGGAGCTTGTGAAGCTCGAGGGTTTGTCGGCGGAGGATGCGGAGCGGGTTTCGAAGCGGCGGACTCAGGTGCTTGAGAAGGACCTGGATGAGTCGTGGGGTGCGAACTCGGCGCCGACGCATGATTTTGAGCTGACGGGGTTCTGGGGTGGTTATGTGGGCGGGACGGAGAAGACGGTGCCGGATGTGGAGACCGGGTTGCCGGTGGATGAGTTGAAGGGCTTGCTTAAGAAGCTCAACACGATGCCGGAGGGCTTTACGCATCACCCGAAGCTGCGTCGGTTTTTCGAGGCGCGGGACGGGATGATTGCGGGTGAGAAGCCGTTGGACTGGGCGACGGCGGAGGCGCTGGCGTTTGGTTCGCTGGCGGTGGGTGGTCATCGGGTGCGTTTGAGTGGTCAGGATTGTCAGCGGGGGACGTTCTCGCATCGTCATGCGGTGCTGCATGATGCCGAGACGGATGCGATTTATGAGCCGCTTAATGCGTTGTCGGAGGATCAGGCATCGGTCGAGATCTACAACAGCCCGTTGTCTGAGGTGGCGGTGCTGGCGTTTGATTACGGCTATTCGCTGGATTATCCGTCGGCGTTGGTGTGCTGGGAGGCGCAGTTCGGGGACTTTGTGAATGTGGCGCAGGTGATCATTGACCAGTTCATCGCATCGGCGGAGGACAAATGGCGGCGGTTGTCGAACGTGACGATGTTGCTGCCGCATGGTTTTGAGGGTCAGGGACCGGAGCACTCGTCGGCGCGGCTGGAGCGATGGCTGGTGTTGACGGCGGAGCACAACTTCCAGGTGGCGATGCCTTCGACGCCGGCGCAGTATTTCCATCTGCTTCGTCGTCAGGTGGTTCGGCCCTGGCGGAAGCCGTTGTTTGTGATGACGCCTAAGAGTCTGCTGCGGAACCCGGCGTGCACGAGTTCGCTGGAGGATCTGGCGGTGGGGACGTACCGTCGGTTTATCCCTGACGACCCGGCGATCGAGCCGGGAAAGGTGCGGCGGATTCTGTTGTGTTCGGGGAAGATTTATTACGAGCTGCTGGCACGTCGTGAAGAGGGTGGGCATGAGGACGTGGCGATCTGCCGAGTGGAGCAGTTTTATCCGTTCAAGGACCCGATGTTCTTTGAGATGCTGGAGGCTTATCCGGCGGAGACGCCTGTGACTTGGGTGCAGGAGGAACCGGAGAACATGGGGGCGTGGCCATTTATGAAGAACCGGTTCCCGGGTCGGATCCATGATCGTCATCCGTTTACGCATGTGAGTCGGTTGGCGTCGGCGTCGCCGGCGTCGGGGTCGAAGGCGGCGCACGAGTTGGAGCAGGAGGAGGTGCTGTCGCAGGCGTTTGCGGGGGCCCCGGTGCATGCGTGAGTGGGGGCTGCGGGGCGGGTGTTCGCAGTTGGGGTCTGGTGGGTAGTATGGGGTTAGAGTTGAGTCCGCCGTTGGAACAAGCAGGAGCCCTCGATATTGAGGGATGTGAGACATGGCCGTCGAACTGACCGTCCCCGAAGTGGGCGAATCGATTACTGAGGTTGAGATTGGCAAGTGGCTCAAGAGTGAGGGGGACGCCGTTTCGAAGGACGAGACGCTTTGTGAGATCGAGACGGACAAGGTGACGCTGGAGTTGCCTGCGCCGGCTGACGGGGTGGTTGGGAAGCTGCTGAAGAAGCAGGGGGAAGCGGCGAGTGTGGGGGATGTGATTGGTTATCTGGAAGAGGGGGGAAGTGGGTCGAAGTCGAAATCGGCGTCGAAGCCGAAGGCTGCGAAGGCGTCTGAGTCCTCGAAGAAAACCGCGTCCTCGAAGAAGGCGGAGCCTGCGAAGGCATCATCTGATACGGCTGATTCGAGTGGGAATGGGGCGGCGAAGTCGGAGCGGGAGGCGGCGCAGAAGGCGGATGGCAAGCTGGTGATGCCGGCGGCGCAGGTGCTGCTGGAGAAGCACGGGCTCACGGCGTCGGAGGTCGAGGCGACGGGTCCGGGAGGTCGGTTGCTCAAGGAGGATGTGCTGGCTCATGTGGCGGGTGGCAAGCCTGAGATCAGTGCGCCTCCCCCGCCGGCGTCATCCTCATCGTCGTCTCAACGGTCATCGGAGACCGGGGCAGCGTCGTCGAAGGCAGATTCTTCGTCGAAGGCGGCTTCGAGTTCGGGGGAGTCGGATGCGTTGGAGGAGGTGGTGCCGATGACGCCTCTGCGGCGTCGGGTGGCGGAGCATCTGAAGAATGCGCAGAACACGGCGGCGCTGCTGACGACGTTTAATGAGATTGACATGTCGGCGGTGATGGCCCTTCGGAGTCAGTACAAGGAGGGGTTTGAGAAGAAGCATGGGGTGAAGCTGGGGTTCATGTCGTTTTTCGTGAAGGCGGCGATTGATGCGCTTCGGCAGATTCCTGCGGTGAACGCGGAGATCCGGGGGACGGACATTGTTTATAAGAATCACTATGACATCGGGATTGCGGTGTCGGCTCCGAAGGGGCTGGTGGTGCCGGTGTTGCGGCGGGCGGAGCGGATGAGCTTTGCGGATATTGAGAAGGGGATCGGGGATCTGGCGGCGCGGATCAAGGCGAACCAGTTGAAGATCGATGAGATGCAGGGTGGGACGTTTACGATCACCAATGGTGGGATTTTCGGGAGTCTGCTGTCGACGCCTATTGTGAACTACCCGCAGTCGGCGGTGCTGGGGATGCACGCGATTCAGGAGCGGCCGGTGGCGGTGGACGGGCAGGTGGTCGTGCGGCCGATGATGTATGTCGCGCTGACGTATGACCATCGGCTGATTGATGGTCGTGAGGCGGTGACGTTCTTGGTGCGGATGAAGCAGGTGCTTGAGGACCCGTCGCGGATGTTGTTGGAGGCTTGAGGTGGGGGAGAGTCCTGAAGAGATCCGTGGGGAGGCTCAATCAGATGAAATGCCTCGGGTAGTCAAGCAACGTGCGCATCGACGGCGACTACGCATCACTCTCAAGGTCTTTGGCGTAGCTATTGGGGGCTTTCTGGTGTGGCCAGTTGGTCGTGCATTGACAGGTGAAACCGAGCCTTGGGATAGTCCCACCTACTGGTATTGGATTTTATGCTTCATTAGCGGCCTTCTGGCGGGTTCTCAGTTTCGGCGTCGTTTATTCGTAGGTGGATTTCTTGCGTTGCTTGGGCAGGTTCTCTACATGCAAGCTGTCTATCTCCCCAGTCTTCCTGGGGGAGATCCTGTCATTCTCCCAGCCTATATCTCGGTACCGTTATTCGCGGGGATACCTGTTATGGTTGGCATGTTTATCGGAGCGTTGATCTTCTGGGCGGTATTGAGCGTTTACCCAAGTTCTCGAAGTTAGAGGCTCTGCCTCTGGATATGGATGCTGTGATGAGTGATCAGACACACGATCTCTTGGTGATTGGTGCGGGGCCGGGTGGTTATGTGGCGGCGATACGGGGGGCGCAGCTGGGGTTGGATGTGGCTTGTGTGGATGAGCACGAGGCGCTTGGGGGGACGTGTCTGCGGGTGGGGTGTATTCCGTCGAAGGCGCTGCTGGAGTCTTCGGAGCATTTTGAGGTGGCGGGGCATCATCTGGGGGATCACGGGGTGAGGGTGTCGGGGGTGGAGTTGGACCTGGGGGCGATGATGGCGCGGAAGGACAAGGTGGTGGGGAACCTGACGAAGGGGATCGCGGGGCTGTTTAAGAAGAACAAGATCACGCGGTATCACGGGCGGGCTGCGTTTAACGAGGATCGGACGGTGTCGATTTCTTCGGGGAAAGATGACGGGGCAGTGGTGCGGGCGGAGAACTATCTGATTGCGACGGGTTCTACGCCTATCTCGCTGCCGGGGGTGGACCTGGGGCATGCGCGGATTGACACGTCGACCGAGGCGATTGCTTACGAGGATGTGCCCAAGACGATGGCGGTGATCGGGGCGGGGGCGATCGGGTTGGAGTTGGGGTCGGTGTGGCGGCGGCTGGGGGCTGAGGTGACGGTGATCGAGTATCTGGATTACATCCTGCCGGGGATTGATCGGGAGATCGCGGATGAGGCGCAGAAGGTGTTTACGAAGCAGGGATTGGCGTTCATGCTGGGGTCGCGGGTGACTGGGGCGATGGGCAAGCCTCACAATGTGACGGTGCAGGTGGAGGGGCGTGATCCGTTGACGTTTGATCGGGTGCTGGTGGCGGTGGGTCGGCGGCCGAACACGGAGGGGTTGAATCTGGAGGCGGTTGGGCTGAGTGTGGATGATCGGGGGAAGATCAAGACGGACTCGCACTTCGAGACGTCGGCGGATCATATTTACGCGGTCGGCGATGTGATTGCGGGGCCGATGCTGGCGCACAAGGCGGAGGAAGAGGGGGTGGCGTGTGTGGAGCACTTGGTGACGGGGGCGTCGCACATCGATTACGACGCGATCCCGGCGATTGTGTACACGGAGCCGGAGATTGCTTCGGTGGGCAAGACGGAGCAGCAACTGGCGGAAGCGGGGGTTGAGTTCAAGAAGGGGGTGTTCCCGTTCTTGGGTAACGGGCGGGCGCAGGCGATCAATGCGGCGGGCGGGCGGGTGAAGATTCTGGCGGACGCGACGACGGATCGGCTGCTGGGGGTGCACATCATCGGGCGGTCGGCGGGGGACCTGATCGCTGAGGCGGCGGTGGCGATGGCAATGCATGCCTCGGCGGAGGACATCGCCCGGGCACCCCATGCGCACCCGACGCTGGCTGAGGCGTTGAAGGAGGCGGCGTTGGGGGTGGATGGCCGGACGATCCATATGTGATGAGATTGGTGGCGGGGTGGTTATACTCTTGGTTGCTTAGACCTTGTGCTTGAAGCGAAGGAACGCCATGAGTCGATTTGTCCTGCTGTTAAGTGCGTCGCTGATGATTCTGGTGGCTGGTTGTGCGGGTGGTCCATCGACCTATCGGCAGCCGAAGATTATTCCTGAGGGGGCGGTGCCGATTCTCCGTCAGCACGTTGGGGAGGTTGGTGGCCCGGCGTTCCCGGGGTTGTATGTGATTCGGACGCAGCGTGGTTTTGACAACGCGGGTCTGGTGCGGCCGGATCGGTTCCAGGTAGATTTTGCATCGGATATGGTGTTGTTGTTTGCTGTGGGGAACGTGAGTGAACGTGGGCACTGGGCGCGGATTGAGTCGGTGCTTGCGAAGGATGGGGAGTATGTGGTGCGGTGTCGGTACAACTCGCCGGGCGGGGTTCCGGCTCAGGGTCGGTATCGCCCGTTTGCGATGGTGGTGGTTCCCCGGAGTGATATTACGGAGGCCCGGCCGGTGTTATTGAGGTCGCGGGGGTTGCAGCCGCCCGGGGGTTATTGAGTCATTGATCTTTGTAGAGTCGGGTGGGGAGTTGGGCGCCTTCGGGCAATTCAATGACGACGCGGAAGCCGAGCATTTCGAGTTGTGTGTTGGGGGGTGGGGTTCTTCGGTCGCCCAGGCGTGAGTCGAAGACGGAGCAGGCCCAGGAACCGCCTTTGACAATGGGGGTGTTGTCGTCGGCGGTGGCCCATTCGGCGACGTTTCCGTGGATGTTGTAGAGGCCCCAGTTGTTGGGCGGGTAGGGTTCGACGCCTGTGCCGATTTCTGCGGTGAAGAGGTGGGCGTCCTCGGCTTCCCATTGGTAGCGGGTGGGGCTGTCGCCGATGGTGATGCCGTTAGCGGTGGCGCGGCCGGTGACGCGGACACCCCAGTGGAAGGGGGCTTCGGGGTCGGCGTTGGCGCGGGCTGCGTATTCCCATTCGGCTTCGGTGGGGAGTCGGTAGGTGATGCCTTCGCGTTGGGTGAGCCAGGTGCAGAAGTCGGTGGCTTCGGTGGCGCTGACGAAGACGACGGGGTGGCGGTCGGTCTGGTTGAAGGTCTGGCCTTCGACGGAGATGAGTGGGGGGCGTTTCCAGGGGAGAGCGTCGGCGACGGCCTGGTTTTGATCGGGTCCGGTGACGCCTTGCCGGGTCAGTTGGTCGCGGAGGAAGGCTTCGTACTGACCACGGGTGACCTCGAAGCGGCTGACGAGGATGGTTCGATCGACGCGGCCGGAGCGGCGGAGTTCGGTGTCGCTGATGCCGTCGGTGGGGTCGGGTCGTCGGGTGGCGTGTCCCATGGCGACGTCTCCGCCTTGGAGGGCGACGAAGGTCATGCCGAGGGTGTTGCGTTTGCCGTCGGCGAGTCTGACGGCGGCGGCTTCGGTGGCGGCGAGAGGGAGGAGGTCGTTGATGGAGGTCCAGCGGGCGACGTGCTGCTGTGCTTTGTCTTCGATGGCCGCGACTTGATCGGGGAGGGTGTCGATGAAGGCGGGCAGGGTTTCGGATGAAGGTGTGTGGCTGAGTGCCTGGTTGTTGAGGTTGGCGAATAGTAGTTCGAGGTCGTGGCTGATGGCGTTGATGGTGCTTCGGTGTTGTTTGAGCGTGTCCCAGGTGGGCCCGCCGAAGTCGGCGAAGAAGTCGCCGGTCTCGTTGAAGGTGTCGTTGAGACGTGACATTGTGCTGCTGAGTGCGGCCAGAGCGGAGAGCTGGGTCTGGTCCATGGCCTGCCCGGCGTAGGCGAGGTCGGCGACGGCGTCGGCGGTGGTGCGTAGGTTCGTGGCGAGGGTGTTGGCGCGGGCGTAGTTGCGTTGGTCGTCGCTGGTGGCGGCGCTGGCTTGCTGGGCGAGTGCGTTGCCGAGTTGCAAGAGGCCGGGGGCGGCGTCGGCGGCGCCTGTTGCGGCGGTGGCGGTTTGCCAGAGTTTGGTGGCGTCGTTGACGGCTTGTTGGGTAGGGGTGCGTTGTTGAGTTGCGCGGGTGATTTCGGAGTTGACGCCTTGGAGCAGGTCCTGAGCTTGAGCGTATGAACTTGCGGCATCGGTGAAGAGGGTGGGTCGGTCTTCGAGGGGTCGGTCGCCAGATTCGGCCTGGTCGATGAGGGCTTGTGCCTGGTTGGCTTTGGCGAGGGCGGCGCGGCCGGACTCGACGTAGGGGAGGTAGCCTTCGGGGTCGTTGATGGCGCGGCGGCTGGCGGCGAACTGTTCGGCGGCCTGGCGGGCGCTTTCGCGGGCTTTGGCGATGCGGGCGATCTGGTCGCCTATGTCGGCGACGAGGTTGGGGTCGTTGAGGAGGTTGCCGGCGGTGTTGATGACGGCGGTGGCGTCGTCGAAGCGCTGGTCGCTGGCGAGTCGTGTGGCGTACTGGATGAGACCGTCGACGGCGGCGAGTCCGGCGGGTTCGGACAGGTTGTGGTCGTTGGCGAAGCTCAGTGCCTCGGCGTAGCGTTGGCGGGAGGCGTCGAGTTGGTCGATGCTGAGGTTGGCCGAGGCGTGGCTGAGCATGGCGAGGTAGGTTGCCTGGGCTAGGCGCTGGTCGCGGTCACCCTTCCAGGCGGGGACCAGGCTGAGGGGATGGCTGGATGAGGCGCGGGCGGCGGTTAGTTGCTCGAGTGCCTGGGCGGTTTGCCCCTGCTCGACGCTGGTTTGTGCCTCGGTGATGGCGCGGTCGGTGGAGGCGGTGACGGATTGCTCGTAGACGTAGAGACCTGCGGGGGCACCGGCGGCGACGGCGAGGACGGCGGCGGCGATGGTGATGTTGCGGGTGCGACGTTGGCGGTTACGGGTTTTCTGTTCGGCCCATGTGTTGGTGGTGCGTTTGACGGCTTCGAGTGCTTCGGCGTCGTTGCTGAGGATCTGGAGGGCTTTATTCCACTGGGCGATGGCGAGTTTGGGTTTGTCTGCGTCTTCGAGGGATTGCGCTTCGGTTCGTATCGGGGCGAGTTTGGCTTCGAGGGCTTCCCAGGCTTCGGCGTCGATCTGGATGTTGCGGTCCCAGTCGTAGTCTTCGCGGAGTGAGCGGATGCCGGTCATGGCTGAGGCCATGCGGCCGGCCTTGCGGTCGGCGGTGGCTTCCTGGTAGCGGCGGCGGTGATCTTCTTCCTGCTGCTTGATCTGTTGGCGGATCTTGTTGGCTTGCGGGTGTTCGGCGTCGATGCGAACCAGTCGCTGCCAGGCCTTGGCGGCTTCGGGGTAGCGTTTGCGTTCGAGGGCGAGGTTGGCGTTGTTCTGGGCGAGTTCGAGTTCCGAGCGGTAGAGGGCCTGCTGGATTTTTGAGAGGACGAGTCGGAGTTCGCGGGAGGCGGGCGCGAGCTCGAGGGCTTGCCTGGCGGCGAGACCGGCTTCGCGGAACTTTCTGGCCTTGAAGGCCTGATCGATGGTGCTGCGGAGGCGTGCGATCTCGGTGCGTTTTTCGCTGGCTTCGGACTCGATGGCGTCGAGTTCAGCGTGGAGATAGCCGGAGTCCTTGCCTTGTCGGGCGATGGCGACGGCTTCGTCGAAGTCGGCCTGTTCGAGGAATCCGCGGGCCTTGCGGACGGACTCTTCGGCCTGGTGGTATTTCTCGATGCTGATCCCGCAGGCGAGGCAGAACTTGGTGCCGACGTGGTTCTCGACGGAGCAGGAGGGGCAATCCTCGAACATGCCGGCGCCGCAGTTGCGGCAGAAGCGGGCGTCGATTTTGTTGAAGGCGTCGCAGCTTGTGCAGACCATCGCGCTGGTGGTCGAGGTGGTGACGTTGGTCGCTGTGCCCTGGGCGGGGGCGAGGATGTCGAGTTCGGCGATGAACTCGTCCATGGTCGGCTGTCGTTTGTCGGGGTCTTTCTGGAGGGCGTGCTCGAAGGCGGGTCGGATGGCGGGGTCGAGCTGGTCGAAGTAGATGGTGTCCGGCATTTCGCCGGTGATCATCTGGTAGGCGGTTTTGGCGAGGGCGAAGATGTCGGAGCGTTGGTCGACGCGTTTGGAGTCGCTACGCTGCTCGGGGGCCATGTAGGCGGGGGTGCCGATGCCCTGGCCGGTGAGTGAGAGGTCGAGGGCATCGTCGCGGCGGGCGATGCCGAAGTCGACGATCTTGGGGGTGGCGTCGGCGTCGAGGATGATGTTGGAGGGTTTGACGTCGCGGTGGACGATGCCTTTGCTGTGGGCGTAGGCGAGTCCCTTGGCGACGGGCTTGAGGATGGCGAGGGTTTCTTCGAGTGAGAACTTTTCTTTCTCGGCGATCTTCTTTTCGAGGTCGCCGCCGGAGAGGAACTCCATGACGATGTAGGGGCCTTGTTCGTCGGAGCCGAGTTCGTAGATGCTGACGATGTTGCGGTGGTTGAGGGCTGCGACGGACCGGGCTTCGCGGAAGAAGCGGTCGATGCCGGTGCGTGAGCGCAGCGCGACATCGTTGAGGCGTTTGATGGTGACTTCGCGTTGGAGTTGGAGGTCGAGGGCTTTGACGACCACGCCCATGCCGCCTTGGCCGATGGTGGCGAGAACCTTGTACTTGTTGCTGATGACGGTGCCGACGATGCCTTTGCCGGCGGGTTGTTCCTCGGGGACGATGCTCATGCCGGGCATGGCGGCGGTGAGTGGGTCGTCGCTGGTGGGGGTGGCGGACGAGGGCGGGGTATCAGCTGTCGGGGTGTCCGACGGGGATGCACCCTGCCCGAGGTCTTGGGGCCCGGCGGTGGGCTGGCTGCCCTGGTCCGCGGGCTCGGGCGTCTGAGGGCTCAGGTTGTCGGGTTGGTCCGGCATGAGCGTGCTTGTCCATCCCCTACGAGATACGTGGTCCTTTATCCCACTCCCTTATGTCAAGGTAGTGAGCAAAGGGGGTCCGGGCAAGGATTTGCGTATGAATGGGGGGAGATCACATCATGCCGATACGGATCGTGCCGTCTGGGGAAGTGTTCTCGATCCAGGCCGATGGCCGGGGGTCGATCCAGCCGGGTCGGGAGACTTCGATACGGATTTTCCTGCCGGGCACGACTCTGGCGACGAGGGGCTGGTCGGGGCCTTGGTAGGTCTCCCAAGGGCCAGCGTTGACGCGGACTCGTGCTCCGGCCAGAGGTTCGTGGGTGAACTGGGCTTCGACGTGGATTTTGACGGTGGCTGTGGCGCGGTTGATGGGCGTCACGGCCGCCATGGCTGCTTCTAAAAGGTTGTACATGCGGATGCCTCCCAGCATCACCTGATCAAACCACCAACAAACGCAGGTGTGTCTCTTCTTCCATCTCTGTCGACCTCGATCAGCGACACGAGCGGGGGCGTCGCTGGCGCTTATCCGGGTCAGGATACGCACCGAGGGGTTGGGTCATGCGCCCGAGATGCTATTTTGACGATTCGGCGGGCTCTTGCCAGTGGTTTTTGGCGTTCTGGGGAGAATTTCTTTTCGTCGCGATACTGCTTGTGCTTCGGGAGGTGAATCGTAGGGGCTTGAGCGTGTTGAGGATTCTGCTGGCGGGAAGGTGGTGGGTTGTGATAAGTTAAGGCTTTGACTGGCCCAGTTTTACGCTGCGGGTTACGGTTTCACCCTCGTTGCCAGGTCTGGTGGCGTTGTTCAGGTTTCATCCCATGCTGGCTTTGGCTGGCCCAGAGAGGATTGTTCCGTGGCTGAAGTCGTTCTGACGAACATCGAGAAGGTCTATCCCGGGGGTTTTCTGGCGGTCAAGGGGATTGACCTGCATATCAACGATGCGGAGTTCATTGTGCTGGTTGGTCCTTCGGGGTGTGGCAAGTCGACGACGCTTCGGATGGTGGCGGGTCTTGAGGAGATCACGG
This Phycisphaeraceae bacterium DNA region includes the following protein-coding sequences:
- a CDS encoding 2-oxoglutarate dehydrogenase E1 component, encoding MEHESDQPLLDSSSLAYAESLYEQYLSDPGSVPEDWAAEFRRWQAGPLGERRTLEPGFRPGSIFHGGPAATNGAMVRRDETTSALQHHVDRLIRNYRVRGHIIANINPIGEPSARPDELTLDWYGLGEADLDRTITSSTLPGKNVWTVREVIELLEQTYTRSIGVQYMHIDNLGVREWLQKRMETTRNSVGLSLREQIRVLTKLTDAVIFEEFIQKKFLGAKSFSLEGAESLIPLLDLTMDKAADQGIVEVVLGMAHRGRLNVLHNIVGKSAQRIFREFEDIDPKLYLGGGDVKYHQGFSGKWLSRTGKSVHLSLCFNPSHLEFVNPVALGRLRAKQDRADLGTRGERSMCLQIHGDAAFIGEGVVQETLNLSSLDGYATGGTLHIILNNQIGFTTGPDDARSTRYSSDIAKMLQIPIFHVNGENPEAVAATVRLAMDFRMAFKRDVVIDLYCYRRRGHNEADEPAYTQPKMYKAIRSRPSLLKSYTEELVKLEGLSAEDAERVSKRRTQVLEKDLDESWGANSAPTHDFELTGFWGGYVGGTEKTVPDVETGLPVDELKGLLKKLNTMPEGFTHHPKLRRFFEARDGMIAGEKPLDWATAEALAFGSLAVGGHRVRLSGQDCQRGTFSHRHAVLHDAETDAIYEPLNALSEDQASVEIYNSPLSEVAVLAFDYGYSLDYPSALVCWEAQFGDFVNVAQVIIDQFIASAEDKWRRLSNVTMLLPHGFEGQGPEHSSARLERWLVLTAEHNFQVAMPSTPAQYFHLLRRQVVRPWRKPLFVMTPKSLLRNPACTSSLEDLAVGTYRRFIPDDPAIEPGKVRRILLCSGKIYYELLARREEGGHEDVAICRVEQFYPFKDPMFFEMLEAYPAETPVTWVQEEPENMGAWPFMKNRFPGRIHDRHPFTHVSRLASASPASGSKAAHELEQEEVLSQAFAGAPVHA
- the odhB gene encoding 2-oxoglutarate dehydrogenase complex dihydrolipoyllysine-residue succinyltransferase, coding for MAVELTVPEVGESITEVEIGKWLKSEGDAVSKDETLCEIETDKVTLELPAPADGVVGKLLKKQGEAASVGDVIGYLEEGGSGSKSKSASKPKAAKASESSKKTASSKKAEPAKASSDTADSSGNGAAKSEREAAQKADGKLVMPAAQVLLEKHGLTASEVEATGPGGRLLKEDVLAHVAGGKPEISAPPPPASSSSSSQRSSETGAASSKADSSSKAASSSGESDALEEVVPMTPLRRRVAEHLKNAQNTAALLTTFNEIDMSAVMALRSQYKEGFEKKHGVKLGFMSFFVKAAIDALRQIPAVNAEIRGTDIVYKNHYDIGIAVSAPKGLVVPVLRRAERMSFADIEKGIGDLAARIKANQLKIDEMQGGTFTITNGGIFGSLLSTPIVNYPQSAVLGMHAIQERPVAVDGQVVVRPMMYVALTYDHRLIDGREAVTFLVRMKQVLEDPSRMLLEA
- the lpdA gene encoding dihydrolipoyl dehydrogenase, which translates into the protein MSDQTHDLLVIGAGPGGYVAAIRGAQLGLDVACVDEHEALGGTCLRVGCIPSKALLESSEHFEVAGHHLGDHGVRVSGVELDLGAMMARKDKVVGNLTKGIAGLFKKNKITRYHGRAAFNEDRTVSISSGKDDGAVVRAENYLIATGSTPISLPGVDLGHARIDTSTEAIAYEDVPKTMAVIGAGAIGLELGSVWRRLGAEVTVIEYLDYILPGIDREIADEAQKVFTKQGLAFMLGSRVTGAMGKPHNVTVQVEGRDPLTFDRVLVAVGRRPNTEGLNLEAVGLSVDDRGKIKTDSHFETSADHIYAVGDVIAGPMLAHKAEEEGVACVEHLVTGASHIDYDAIPAIVYTEPEIASVGKTEQQLAEAGVEFKKGVFPFLGNGRAQAINAAGGRVKILADATTDRLLGVHIIGRSAGDLIAEAAVAMAMHASAEDIARAPHAHPTLAEALKEAALGVDGRTIHM
- a CDS encoding SUMF1/EgtB/PvdO family nonheme iron enzyme, with amino-acid sequence MPDQPDNLSPQTPEPADQGSQPTAGPQDLGQGASPSDTPTADTPPSSATPTSDDPLTAAMPGMSIVPEEQPAGKGIVGTVISNKYKVLATIGQGGMGVVVKALDLQLQREVTIKRLNDVALRSRTGIDRFFREARSVAALNHRNIVSIYELGSDEQGPYIVMEFLSGGDLEKKIAEKEKFSLEETLAILKPVAKGLAYAHSKGIVHRDVKPSNIILDADATPKIVDFGIARRDDALDLSLTGQGIGTPAYMAPEQRSDSKRVDQRSDIFALAKTAYQMITGEMPDTIYFDQLDPAIRPAFEHALQKDPDKRQPTMDEFIAELDILAPAQGTATNVTTSTTSAMVCTSCDAFNKIDARFCRNCGAGMFEDCPSCSVENHVGTKFCLACGISIEKYHQAEESVRKARGFLEQADFDEAVAIARQGKDSGYLHAELDAIESEASEKRTEIARLRSTIDQAFKARKFREAGLAARQALELAPASRELRLVLSKIQQALYRSELELAQNNANLALERKRYPEAAKAWQRLVRIDAEHPQANKIRQQIKQQEEDHRRRYQEATADRKAGRMASAMTGIRSLREDYDWDRNIQIDAEAWEALEAKLAPIRTEAQSLEDADKPKLAIAQWNKALQILSNDAEALEAVKRTTNTWAEQKTRNRQRRTRNITIAAAVLAVAAGAPAGLYVYEQSVTASTDRAITEAQTSVEQGQTAQALEQLTAARASSSHPLSLVPAWKGDRDQRLAQATYLAMLSHASANLSIDQLDASRQRYAEALSFANDHNLSEPAGLAAVDGLIQYATRLASDQRFDDATAVINTAGNLLNDPNLVADIGDQIARIAKARESARQAAEQFAASRRAINDPEGYLPYVESGRAALAKANQAQALIDQAESGDRPLEDRPTLFTDAASSYAQAQDLLQGVNSEITRATQQRTPTQQAVNDATKLWQTATAATGAADAAPGLLQLGNALAQQASAATSDDQRNYARANTLATNLRTTADAVADLAYAGQAMDQTQLSALAALSSTMSRLNDTFNETGDFFADFGGPTWDTLKQHRSTINAISHDLELLFANLNNQALSHTPSSETLPAFIDTLPDQVAAIEDKAQQHVARWTSINDLLPLAATEAAAVRLADGKRNTLGMTFVALQGGDVAMGHATRRPDPTDGISDTELRRSGRVDRTILVSRFEVTRGQYEAFLRDQLTRQGVTGPDQNQAVADALPWKRPPLISVEGQTFNQTDRHPVVFVSATEATDFCTWLTQREGITYRLPTEAEWEYAARANADPEAPFHWGVRVTGRATANGITIGDSPTRYQWEAEDAHLFTAEIGTGVEPYPPNNWGLYNIHGNVAEWATADDNTPIVKGGSWACSVFDSRLGDRRTPPPNTQLEMLGFRVVIELPEGAQLPTRLYKDQ